From Phenylobacterium montanum, the proteins below share one genomic window:
- a CDS encoding 2Fe-2S iron-sulfur cluster-binding protein: MAKIRFIQPDGTEQSIEATPGRSVMEAAVGSAVSGVDADCGGACACATCHVYVDHEWRDRLPDIGAMEASMLEFAQGVGPDSRLSCQIKVNDALDGLVIRLPLRQH, encoded by the coding sequence ACGGGACCGAACAGTCGATCGAAGCGACACCAGGGCGCTCGGTCATGGAGGCCGCCGTGGGTTCAGCCGTCAGTGGCGTCGACGCCGATTGTGGCGGCGCCTGCGCTTGCGCGACCTGCCATGTCTATGTCGACCACGAATGGCGTGATCGCCTTCCGGACATAGGCGCGATGGAAGCGTCCATGCTCGAGTTCGCCCAAGGCGTTGGGCCGGATTCGCGTCTGTCATGCCAGATCAAGGTCAATGACGCCCTGGACGGGCTTGTCATCCGCCTGCCGCTGCGCCAGCACTGA